In a genomic window of Sinorhizobium meliloti:
- the hutH gene encoding histidine ammonia-lyase has protein sequence MTVILSPGSVSLSDLETIYWTGAPARLDPAFDAGIAKAAARIAEIVAGNAPVYGINTGFGKLASIKIDSADVATLQRNLILSHCCGVGQPLTENIVRLIMALKLISLGRGASGVRLELVRLIEAMLDKGVIPLIPEKGSVGASGDLAPLAHMAAVMMGHGEAFFAGERMKGDAALKAAGLSPVTLAAKEGLALINGTQVSTALALAGLFRAHRAGQAALITGALSTDAAMGSSAPFHPDIHTLRGHKGQIDTAAALRQLLTGSPIRQSHIEGDERVQDPYCIRCQPQVDGACLDLLRSVAATLTIEANAVTDNPLVLSDNSVVSGGNFHAEPVAFAADQIALAVCEIGAISQRRIALLVDPALSYGLPAFLARKPGLNSGLMIAEVTSAALMSENKQLSHPASVDSTPTSANQEDHVSMACHGARRLLQMTENLFSIIGIEALAAVQGIEFRAPLTTSPELQKAAAAVRSVSSSIEEDRYMADDLKAAGDLVASGGLAAAVSAGILPKLEN, from the coding sequence ATGACCGTCATTCTCAGTCCCGGCTCCGTTTCGCTCAGTGACCTCGAAACGATCTACTGGACCGGCGCGCCGGCGCGCCTCGACCCCGCCTTCGATGCCGGCATTGCCAAGGCCGCAGCGCGGATCGCCGAGATCGTGGCGGGTAATGCGCCCGTCTACGGCATCAATACCGGCTTCGGCAAACTGGCCTCGATCAAGATCGACAGCGCCGACGTGGCGACGTTGCAGCGCAATCTGATCCTCTCGCATTGCTGCGGCGTGGGCCAGCCGCTCACGGAAAACATCGTGCGCCTGATCATGGCGCTCAAGCTGATCTCGCTCGGCCGCGGCGCCTCCGGCGTGCGGCTGGAGCTCGTCCGGCTGATCGAAGCGATGCTGGACAAGGGCGTGATCCCGCTCATCCCCGAAAAAGGCTCGGTCGGCGCTTCCGGCGACCTGGCGCCGCTTGCCCATATGGCTGCGGTCATGATGGGCCATGGCGAAGCCTTCTTTGCAGGCGAGCGCATGAAAGGCGACGCTGCCTTGAAGGCGGCGGGGCTCTCGCCGGTAACGCTTGCCGCCAAGGAAGGCCTGGCGCTGATCAACGGCACGCAGGTCTCTACGGCGCTCGCGCTTGCCGGACTCTTCCGCGCGCACCGCGCCGGCCAGGCCGCTCTCATCACCGGCGCCCTTTCGACCGATGCGGCCATGGGCTCTTCCGCCCCCTTCCATCCGGATATTCACACGCTGCGCGGCCATAAGGGCCAGATCGACACGGCCGCCGCCTTACGGCAGCTGCTGACCGGCTCCCCAATTCGCCAGAGCCATATCGAGGGCGACGAGCGGGTTCAGGACCCCTATTGCATCCGCTGCCAGCCGCAGGTCGACGGCGCCTGCCTCGATCTCCTGCGCTCCGTCGCAGCCACGTTGACGATCGAAGCCAATGCCGTCACCGACAATCCGCTGGTGCTTTCGGACAATTCCGTTGTTTCCGGGGGCAACTTCCATGCCGAACCGGTCGCATTTGCCGCCGACCAGATCGCGCTCGCGGTATGCGAAATCGGCGCCATCTCCCAGCGCCGCATCGCCCTTCTGGTCGACCCCGCGCTCAGCTACGGCCTGCCGGCCTTTCTGGCCAGGAAGCCGGGCCTCAACTCCGGACTGATGATCGCCGAGGTCACTTCGGCGGCACTGATGTCGGAAAACAAGCAGCTTTCCCATCCGGCCTCCGTCGACTCGACGCCGACCTCGGCGAACCAGGAGGACCACGTGTCCATGGCCTGCCACGGTGCGCGCCGGCTGCTCCAGATGACGGAAAACCTCTTTTCGATCATCGGCATCGAGGCGCTTGCCGCGGTGCAGGGCATCGAGTTCCGCGCCCCGCTCACCACCAGCCCGGAACTTCAGAAGGCCGCCGCAGCCGTGCGCAGCGTCTCCTCCAGTATCGAGGAAGACCGCTACATGGCCGACGACCTCAAGGCCGCGGGCGATCTCGTCGCGTCGGGCGGGCTGGCTGCCGCCGTCTCCGCGGGCATTCTTCCGAAACTGGAGAACTGA
- the hutI gene encoding imidazolonepropionase, giving the protein MDGNDNPNSAGTSLWRNARLATLREDLGPLGVIENGVIAVRGERIVYAGPEAGLPSELARADQVFDCEGRWVTPALIDCHTHIVHGGDRAREFQLRLEGATYEEIARAGGGIASTVAATNALSVDALVEAALPRLDALLAEGVSTVEVKSGYGLNVEAELKMLRAARRLESLRPVRIVTTYLAAHATPPEYRGRNGDYIAEVVLPGLVAAHAEGLADAVDGFCEGIAFSPAEIASVFDKAKSLGLPVKLHAEQLSDLGGAKLAASYGALSADHLEYLDAAGAAAMAKAGTVAVLLPGAFYTLREKQLPPVEALRENATRIAIATDCNPGTSPLTSLLLTLNMSATLFRLTLEECLAGVTREAARALGILEETGTIESGKSADLAIWNIDQPAELIYRIGFNPLRERIFKGERIFR; this is encoded by the coding sequence ATGGACGGAAACGACAACCCAAATTCTGCCGGAACCAGTCTCTGGCGCAATGCACGCCTTGCCACACTTCGCGAGGACCTGGGGCCACTCGGGGTCATCGAAAACGGCGTAATCGCCGTGCGCGGCGAGCGGATCGTCTATGCCGGCCCGGAGGCCGGTCTGCCATCGGAGCTTGCGCGCGCCGACCAGGTCTTCGATTGCGAAGGCCGCTGGGTCACTCCGGCGCTGATCGACTGCCACACGCATATCGTTCATGGCGGCGACCGCGCTCGGGAGTTCCAGCTCCGCCTTGAAGGCGCGACCTATGAGGAGATCGCCCGTGCCGGAGGCGGCATCGCTTCGACCGTCGCGGCAACCAACGCCCTTTCCGTGGACGCACTCGTGGAGGCCGCACTTCCACGGCTCGACGCCCTTCTCGCCGAAGGCGTGTCCACCGTCGAGGTCAAGTCGGGCTATGGCCTCAACGTCGAGGCCGAACTCAAGATGCTGCGCGCCGCCCGCCGGCTGGAAAGCCTGCGCCCGGTGCGCATCGTCACCACTTATCTCGCAGCCCATGCGACCCCGCCGGAATATCGCGGACGCAACGGCGACTACATCGCCGAGGTCGTCCTGCCGGGCCTGGTTGCGGCTCACGCCGAAGGGCTAGCCGACGCCGTCGACGGCTTCTGTGAAGGCATAGCCTTTTCGCCGGCGGAGATCGCTTCGGTCTTCGACAAGGCGAAGTCGCTCGGCCTTCCCGTGAAGCTTCACGCCGAACAGCTTTCGGATCTCGGCGGCGCGAAGCTCGCTGCTTCCTACGGCGCTCTGTCGGCCGACCACCTCGAATATCTCGACGCTGCGGGAGCCGCCGCCATGGCAAAGGCCGGCACGGTCGCCGTCCTCCTGCCCGGGGCTTTCTACACCCTCCGGGAAAAACAACTTCCGCCAGTGGAAGCACTCCGAGAAAACGCAACGCGCATCGCCATCGCCACCGATTGCAATCCCGGGACTTCGCCGCTGACCTCGCTGCTCCTCACCTTGAATATGTCCGCGACGCTTTTCCGCCTGACGCTGGAGGAATGCCTCGCTGGCGTTACCCGCGAAGCCGCCCGTGCGCTCGGCATCCTCGAAGAGACCGGCACGATTGAATCCGGCAAGTCTGCGGATCTTGCCATCTGGAACATCGATCAGCCGGCGGAATTGATCTACCGCATCGGTTTCAATCCCCTTCGGGAGCGTATCTTCAAGGGTGAAAGGATTTTCCGATGA
- a CDS encoding MFS transporter translates to MDRRIIWLAVGSFTMSTVGFVFSSLLPSIAADTHTTIPHAGHLITLFSLSYAIGAPLLSALAGAADRRRLLVAAMLVFVVGNCIAAMSVSFTTLLLAQIVMGMASGLFAATAQATAVSLAGPEHRALAISIVVGGTTFAVALGAPLGALIAAFWGWRGTFGAVALLGLTCAAVLWMRLPRGLSGTKLTMSERFGAIGRPGVASSLMVTFLYLTGGFIIISYLAPLAIDGAGLSQLALPGLLLAFGVGAVIGNLSSGYLADRLGATRVVTASLISALAVSLMIAFGLHFLTRDLAGLLLIGIMVPWGIVGWAFPPAQASRIVGFAPEVAHLTLSLNASAIYLGIATGTAIGGRVLENTAAADLGFFAALFPVASLAVLYAGLRSHRRRLATAAAE, encoded by the coding sequence ATGGACAGGCGCATCATCTGGCTCGCCGTTGGCTCTTTCACGATGAGCACGGTCGGCTTCGTCTTTTCCAGCCTTCTGCCGTCGATCGCCGCCGACACGCACACGACCATTCCCCATGCGGGGCACCTGATCACGCTGTTCTCGCTTTCCTACGCCATCGGTGCGCCGCTGCTTTCGGCCCTGGCAGGCGCGGCGGACCGGCGTCGATTGCTGGTGGCTGCAATGCTCGTCTTCGTCGTCGGCAACTGCATCGCGGCGATGAGCGTCTCCTTCACCACGCTGCTGCTCGCCCAGATCGTGATGGGAATGGCAAGCGGACTCTTTGCCGCCACGGCTCAAGCGACGGCGGTTTCACTGGCAGGACCGGAGCACCGCGCATTGGCGATTTCCATCGTGGTGGGCGGCACCACATTCGCGGTGGCGCTCGGCGCGCCCCTCGGCGCGCTGATTGCCGCCTTCTGGGGATGGCGCGGCACGTTCGGGGCGGTCGCACTGCTTGGGCTCACCTGCGCTGCCGTGCTCTGGATGCGCCTGCCGCGGGGCCTCAGCGGAACGAAGCTGACAATGTCCGAGCGCTTCGGCGCCATCGGCCGTCCGGGCGTGGCCTCGTCGCTCATGGTGACGTTTCTCTATCTTACCGGCGGCTTCATAATCATCTCCTATCTCGCGCCGCTGGCGATCGACGGAGCCGGGCTTTCGCAGCTGGCGCTGCCGGGGCTGCTGCTCGCCTTCGGGGTCGGCGCGGTGATCGGCAATCTCTCCAGCGGCTATCTGGCCGACCGGCTCGGCGCCACGCGCGTGGTGACAGCTTCGCTCATCTCCGCGCTCGCGGTCTCGCTGATGATCGCCTTCGGCCTGCACTTCCTCACGCGCGATCTCGCCGGCCTGCTGCTGATCGGCATAATGGTGCCATGGGGGATCGTAGGATGGGCGTTCCCGCCGGCCCAGGCGAGCCGTATCGTCGGCTTCGCGCCGGAGGTCGCCCATCTGACCCTGTCGCTCAACGCCTCGGCGATCTATCTCGGCATCGCGACCGGCACGGCGATCGGCGGACGGGTGCTCGAGAATACGGCTGCCGCCGATCTCGGCTTCTTCGCGGCACTGTTTCCGGTGGCTTCGCTCGCCGTCCTATATGCGGGGCTAAGATCCCATCGGCGCCGCCTGGCGACTGCGGCGGCGGAATAG
- a CDS encoding ArsR/SmtB family transcription factor, with translation MTLPHPTADQITLSNVLAALGDPTRLAIVGYLARRDGRPTMCLNFTDFGSKTNISYHLAKLREAGITRTEVSGTSRLITLRRDDLDIRFPGLLDSIIAAAVDLPMVKKIEDAEEALAQGEAR, from the coding sequence ATGACCCTACCGCATCCCACCGCCGATCAGATCACTCTGTCCAATGTCCTCGCGGCCCTCGGCGATCCGACGCGCCTGGCGATCGTGGGCTATCTCGCCCGCCGCGACGGACGGCCGACCATGTGCCTGAACTTCACGGATTTCGGCTCCAAGACCAATATCAGCTATCATCTGGCCAAGCTGCGCGAGGCGGGCATTACGCGTACCGAGGTCTCCGGCACCAGCCGGTTGATCACGCTGCGGCGGGACGATCTCGACATCCGCTTTCCCGGCCTCCTCGATTCCATTATCGCCGCCGCGGTGGACCTGCCCATGGTCAAGAAGATCGAGGATGCAGAGGAAGCTTTGGCACAAGGCGAGGCGCGATAA
- the phnN gene encoding phosphonate metabolism protein/1,5-bisphosphokinase (PRPP-forming) PhnN, whose translation MTADRGSGTLIVVVGPSGAGKDSVMGFAARHFAQQPDILFVRRAITRPSDAGGEVHESVSDAEFEEMSRSGAFAVSWQAHGLSYGIPAEIAEKIAKGMTAIVNGSRAALPAIRQAFGTIAVAVITAEPPVLAKRLAERGRESEEDVLRRLTRQAPDVIADPDVTVIDNSGRLDVAGRQFVALVERHSAKSHHPA comes from the coding sequence ATGACCGCCGATCGGGGATCCGGAACGCTCATCGTCGTCGTTGGTCCTAGCGGTGCGGGCAAAGACAGCGTCATGGGTTTTGCCGCCCGCCATTTCGCGCAGCAGCCCGATATTCTCTTCGTCCGGCGGGCGATCACACGACCGTCGGATGCAGGCGGCGAGGTGCACGAAAGCGTGTCCGACGCCGAATTCGAGGAGATGAGCCGGAGCGGCGCTTTCGCCGTTTCGTGGCAGGCGCATGGGTTGAGCTACGGCATCCCGGCGGAGATCGCCGAAAAGATCGCCAAAGGCATGACCGCGATCGTAAACGGCAGCCGTGCCGCCCTCCCGGCCATTCGCCAGGCGTTCGGTACGATTGCCGTCGCGGTGATCACCGCCGAGCCGCCGGTGCTGGCGAAGCGGCTGGCGGAGCGCGGCCGCGAGAGCGAGGAAGACGTGTTGCGCCGCCTGACGCGGCAGGCACCCGACGTCATCGCCGATCCCGATGTAACGGTGATCGACAACAGCGGCAGGCTTGATGTGGCCGGCCGGCAATTCGTCGCGCTGGTCGAGCGCCACTCGGCCAAGAGCCATCACCCTGCCTGA
- a CDS encoding alpha-D-ribose 1-methylphosphonate 5-triphosphate diphosphatase, whose product MPKEQVLTNARIVLEDRVLDGSVLIRDGRIADISEGASATGEDFEGDYLLPGLVELHTDHLEAHYSPRPGVRWLKIAAIQAHDAQVVTSGITTVFDCLRLGSDEDSGFPKGEMRSMADALAQAKQEGRLRADHLIHLRCEVSTVDVLEHYEDFRNDPQVRLVSLMDHAPGQRQFQTMDQYIIYYKVKRGLTDEAFAAFIDRQQALSARYATPHRIALAKACAERGITVASHDDATLEHVDESIGYGIRLAEFPTSFEAAEASHRAGLSVLMGAPNIVRGKSHSGNIAARDLAERGVLDVLSSDYVPFSLIHAPFILADEVDSIDLPQAIAMVTATPARTVGLEDRGRIAVGLRADIARVRRPEGIPVVRSVWREGRRVA is encoded by the coding sequence ATGCCCAAAGAACAGGTTTTGACCAACGCCCGCATCGTTCTGGAGGACCGGGTCCTCGACGGTTCGGTGCTGATCCGCGACGGCAGGATCGCCGACATCTCCGAAGGGGCGAGCGCCACGGGCGAGGATTTCGAGGGTGACTACCTGCTGCCGGGGCTGGTCGAACTGCACACCGACCATCTCGAGGCGCACTATTCTCCGCGCCCCGGGGTTCGCTGGCTGAAGATCGCGGCGATCCAGGCTCATGACGCCCAGGTCGTCACCTCCGGCATCACCACTGTCTTCGATTGTCTGCGCCTGGGCTCGGACGAGGACAGCGGCTTTCCGAAGGGCGAGATGCGCAGCATGGCCGATGCGCTCGCCCAGGCCAAGCAGGAGGGCCGTTTGCGGGCCGATCACCTGATCCATCTGCGCTGCGAAGTGTCGACCGTCGACGTGCTGGAACACTATGAGGACTTCCGGAACGATCCGCAGGTTCGTCTCGTCTCTCTGATGGACCACGCTCCCGGGCAGCGCCAGTTCCAGACCATGGATCAGTACATAATCTACTACAAAGTCAAACGCGGCCTTACCGACGAAGCCTTTGCCGCGTTCATCGACCGCCAGCAAGCGCTATCGGCGCGCTATGCGACCCCTCATCGCATCGCGCTCGCGAAAGCCTGCGCCGAGCGGGGCATTACGGTTGCCAGCCATGATGATGCGACGCTCGAGCATGTGGACGAGTCGATCGGCTACGGCATCCGGCTCGCTGAGTTCCCGACGAGCTTCGAGGCGGCCGAAGCCTCTCATCGCGCCGGTCTCAGCGTATTGATGGGGGCGCCCAATATCGTGCGCGGCAAATCGCATTCCGGCAACATCGCCGCGCGTGATCTCGCCGAACGCGGCGTTCTCGACGTGCTTTCTTCGGATTACGTACCTTTCAGCCTCATCCATGCGCCGTTCATTCTGGCAGATGAGGTCGACTCGATCGACCTCCCCCAGGCCATCGCGATGGTGACGGCAACGCCGGCGCGCACTGTCGGGCTCGAAGATCGCGGCCGGATCGCCGTTGGGCTCCGCGCCGACATCGCGCGCGTCCGCCGGCCGGAGGGAATACCGGTCGTCCGCTCGGTCTGGCGCGAAGGACGGCGTGTCGCATGA
- a CDS encoding DUF1045 domain-containing protein, with translation MRYAIYFAPPSDERLSQTASRWLGRDAFTGGALDCPENPAVGREEQMALTTEPRRYGFHGTLKAPFELTSGRGEADLIAAFDEFAAEIEPFEVPEIALHQIGPFFALVSADPCPPLQRLAEQAVRRFEPFRAPLSQSDLARRNPDRLTQRQREYLAAWGYPYVFEEFQFHLTLTGPVPEDMQRPMRKALETVFAEFIGKPLAVSTIALFAEERRGAPFTVHSLLPLGGASERKIA, from the coding sequence GTGCGCTATGCAATCTACTTCGCGCCGCCGTCCGATGAACGGCTGTCGCAGACCGCTTCCCGTTGGCTGGGACGCGACGCGTTCACCGGCGGCGCCCTGGACTGCCCGGAAAATCCGGCAGTAGGACGTGAAGAGCAGATGGCATTGACGACCGAGCCCCGCCGTTACGGCTTCCACGGGACCCTGAAAGCACCGTTCGAGCTTACCTCCGGCCGTGGTGAAGCCGACTTGATCGCGGCTTTCGACGAGTTCGCCGCGGAGATTGAGCCTTTTGAAGTGCCGGAGATCGCCTTGCATCAGATCGGCCCCTTCTTCGCGCTCGTCTCGGCCGATCCTTGCCCGCCTCTGCAGCGTCTTGCGGAGCAGGCGGTTCGCCGTTTCGAGCCATTCCGGGCGCCGCTTTCGCAATCCGATCTCGCCCGCCGCAATCCGGACAGGCTTACGCAGCGTCAGCGCGAGTACCTGGCGGCATGGGGCTACCCATACGTCTTCGAGGAGTTCCAGTTCCATCTGACGCTGACCGGGCCGGTGCCGGAAGACATGCAGCGGCCCATGAGAAAGGCGCTCGAAACGGTCTTCGCCGAATTCATCGGCAAGCCGCTTGCCGTCTCGACGATTGCCCTTTTCGCCGAAGAGCGCCGCGGCGCTCCTTTCACCGTCCATTCCCTGCTGCCGCTTGGCGGCGCATCCGAACGAAAGATTGCATGA
- the phnE gene encoding phosphonate ABC transporter, permease protein PhnE has protein sequence MIASTNLDAREMEAIAARHPHLLQSSAAKRRSKALITAGVVLYMIFSWWFFSIGHVLANANWGIAGIYLADWVSYEVRPEIAIAPDGAMSISYGRNSPLGDNPSPEWVTLEKETVTRTVDTSTAPKQAPKPKSASSFSFMTPNAARGGDTKSAPQEEVVTTRTEEVVTHAVVNYDRSTRIEVAEKLVSVTHSGETLRLKVDGADTVTPEGALPSWAVQKRPGEKVTLSFGATGWAQVEGDEVSIRNRFFGWVNFLFDTNSPFFGKSYSDVASLIVSGERIDPARSNLSLAWNNILYNAEWQHLDVWTKLLQTIVMAFVGTLFASFIAFPLCFLAARNITPSRLTNQFVKRFFDFLRSVDMFIWALFFTRAFGPGPLAGISAIFFTDTGTLGKLYSEALENIDDKQREGVKSVGAAPVAVQRFGVLPQVLPIFASQALYFWESNTRSATIIGAVGAGGIGLKLWEAMRTNSDWENVAYMVLLILMVVFVFDSISNLCRSRLMGRTR, from the coding sequence ATGATTGCCTCGACCAACCTCGACGCGCGCGAAATGGAAGCTATCGCCGCGCGCCACCCGCATCTTCTGCAGTCGTCGGCCGCCAAGCGGCGCAGCAAGGCATTGATAACGGCAGGCGTCGTTCTCTACATGATCTTCAGCTGGTGGTTCTTCTCGATCGGGCACGTGCTCGCCAACGCCAATTGGGGAATTGCCGGCATCTACCTCGCCGACTGGGTTTCCTACGAAGTCCGGCCGGAGATCGCCATCGCACCCGATGGAGCGATGAGCATCTCATACGGACGCAATTCGCCGCTTGGAGACAATCCGAGCCCGGAATGGGTCACGCTCGAAAAAGAGACGGTCACGCGCACCGTTGATACGTCGACGGCCCCGAAGCAGGCCCCGAAGCCGAAGAGCGCCTCCTCTTTCAGCTTTATGACGCCGAACGCGGCGCGCGGCGGCGATACGAAGTCAGCGCCACAGGAAGAGGTCGTCACGACCCGCACAGAGGAGGTCGTCACGCACGCGGTGGTGAATTACGACCGCTCGACCCGCATCGAAGTTGCCGAAAAGCTCGTCTCGGTCACGCATTCCGGCGAAACGCTCCGACTGAAGGTCGACGGCGCCGACACTGTCACGCCTGAAGGCGCCCTTCCCTCCTGGGCCGTCCAGAAACGTCCGGGCGAGAAGGTGACGCTGTCCTTCGGCGCCACCGGCTGGGCCCAGGTGGAGGGCGACGAGGTCTCCATCCGCAATCGCTTCTTCGGCTGGGTGAATTTCCTCTTCGACACCAACTCGCCCTTTTTCGGGAAGTCCTACAGCGACGTTGCCTCCTTGATCGTCTCCGGAGAACGGATCGATCCGGCGCGCTCAAACCTCTCGCTTGCCTGGAACAACATCCTCTACAACGCGGAATGGCAGCATCTGGATGTTTGGACCAAGCTCCTGCAGACGATCGTCATGGCTTTCGTCGGAACGCTCTTCGCCTCCTTCATCGCCTTCCCGCTTTGCTTCCTCGCGGCGCGCAACATCACGCCGAGCCGACTCACCAATCAGTTCGTGAAGCGCTTCTTCGACTTCCTGCGGTCGGTCGACATGTTCATCTGGGCGCTGTTCTTCACGCGCGCCTTCGGGCCTGGACCGCTCGCGGGCATCTCGGCGATCTTCTTCACCGACACGGGCACGCTCGGCAAGCTCTACTCCGAAGCCCTCGAGAACATCGACGACAAGCAGCGTGAGGGCGTCAAATCGGTCGGCGCCGCGCCGGTCGCCGTGCAGCGCTTCGGCGTGCTGCCGCAGGTCCTGCCGATCTTTGCCAGCCAGGCTCTCTACTTCTGGGAGTCGAACACGCGTTCGGCCACCATTATCGGCGCCGTCGGCGCCGGCGGGATCGGCCTGAAGCTGTGGGAGGCGATGCGCACAAATTCGGATTGGGAAAATGTCGCCTATATGGTGCTGCTGATCTTGATGGTCGTCTTCGTTTTCGACAGCATCTCCAATCTTTGCCGATCGCGTCTCATGGGCCGTACACGCTAG
- the phnE gene encoding phosphonate ABC transporter, permease protein PhnE produces MATSVSTRHLSENGALIERHWQELNNRRRLYTWLGLAFLALTLVSSLWFANESNAGKFFDRLPHFFDFVGHLMPRDPIEIVRALFDLPSPYDDGSFKYNYPEGRLYLTESIYIPEYVHKMLETVNIAIFSTVIGVFFGFILCFLAARNLMPNPWIRGIVRRLMEILRAFPEVVIAGFFLAILSLGPIPAIAAVSIHTIGALGKLFFEVVENADMKPEEGLRAVGANWIERVWFGMVPQVLPNFTSYFLLRLEINVRASTIIGAVGGGGIGELLRLSIGQGHEAKTLAIVLLLFATIFAVDQFSAWLRRRLVGDQAFQLAQ; encoded by the coding sequence ATGGCCACTTCCGTGTCAACACGACACCTCAGCGAGAACGGCGCGCTTATCGAGCGTCACTGGCAGGAGCTCAACAATCGCCGGCGTCTCTATACCTGGCTCGGTCTCGCATTTCTCGCGTTGACGCTTGTCAGTTCGCTCTGGTTCGCGAACGAGTCGAACGCGGGCAAGTTCTTCGACCGGCTGCCGCACTTCTTCGATTTCGTCGGCCATCTCATGCCGCGCGATCCGATAGAGATCGTTCGCGCCCTCTTCGATCTGCCTTCACCCTATGACGACGGCAGCTTCAAATACAATTACCCGGAGGGCCGGCTCTACCTGACCGAGAGCATCTACATTCCGGAGTATGTGCACAAGATGCTGGAGACCGTGAACATCGCCATCTTTTCGACGGTTATCGGCGTGTTCTTCGGCTTCATCCTGTGCTTCCTCGCCGCGCGAAATCTGATGCCCAATCCCTGGATCAGGGGCATCGTGCGCCGGCTGATGGAAATCCTGCGCGCCTTCCCTGAAGTCGTCATCGCCGGCTTTTTCCTGGCAATCCTTTCGCTTGGGCCTATTCCCGCCATCGCTGCGGTCTCGATCCACACGATCGGCGCGCTCGGCAAGCTGTTCTTCGAAGTGGTCGAGAATGCCGACATGAAACCGGAGGAAGGTCTGCGTGCCGTCGGCGCCAACTGGATCGAGCGGGTCTGGTTCGGCATGGTCCCCCAGGTGCTGCCCAACTTCACCAGCTATTTTCTGCTCCGGCTCGAAATCAACGTGCGCGCCTCGACGATCATCGGCGCCGTCGGCGGGGGCGGCATCGGCGAACTCCTGCGCCTGTCGATCGGCCAGGGCCATGAAGCAAAGACGCTCGCGATCGTCCTCCTGCTCTTCGCCACGATCTTCGCAGTCGATCAGTTCTCCGCTTGGCTTCGCCGCCGCCTCGTCGGCGACCAGGCCTTTCAGCTTGCGCAATAG
- the phnD gene encoding phosphonate ABC transporter substrate-binding protein, protein MLKKALLSAVALFALVGHAQAEDLKEFRVGIIGGENEADRLRNYQCLVDQLPAAIGVEKVSLFPAADYDGVIQGLLGGTLDYAELGASGYAKIYLAKADAVEPILTTVQTDGSTGYHSIMVARKDSGITKLEDLKGKKLGFADPDSTSGYLVPLVTLPEAIGAPIKEYFGETGFGGGHENLVLEVVKGTFDAGTTFGSGVGEFKDGYTSGNLRKMVDKGIVDMNDLVELWKSPLIPNGPIVVRSALNDDMKAKFKQFMMDLPKTDAACFSAIQGGDFTGFVEVNSDFYKPIIDARKATIGG, encoded by the coding sequence ATGCTTAAAAAAGCTCTTCTGAGCGCGGTCGCGCTTTTCGCCCTCGTCGGCCACGCACAGGCCGAAGACCTGAAGGAATTCCGCGTCGGCATCATCGGCGGCGAAAACGAAGCCGACCGCCTGCGCAACTACCAGTGCCTCGTCGATCAGCTCCCGGCAGCCATCGGCGTCGAGAAGGTCTCCCTCTTTCCGGCGGCGGACTATGACGGCGTGATCCAGGGCCTCCTCGGCGGCACGCTCGATTACGCCGAACTCGGCGCCTCCGGCTATGCCAAGATCTATCTCGCCAAGGCTGACGCCGTCGAGCCGATCCTGACGACCGTCCAGACCGACGGCTCCACGGGCTATCATTCGATCATGGTCGCCCGCAAGGACTCCGGCATTACAAAGCTCGAAGACCTGAAGGGCAAGAAGCTCGGCTTCGCCGATCCGGACTCGACCTCCGGTTATCTCGTTCCCCTCGTCACGCTGCCGGAAGCAATCGGCGCGCCGATCAAAGAATATTTCGGTGAAACCGGCTTCGGCGGCGGCCACGAGAACCTCGTGCTTGAAGTCGTTAAGGGTACCTTCGATGCCGGTACGACCTTCGGCTCGGGCGTCGGCGAGTTCAAGGACGGCTACACCTCGGGCAACCTGCGCAAGATGGTCGACAAGGGTATCGTCGACATGAACGACCTCGTCGAACTGTGGAAGTCGCCGCTGATCCCGAACGGCCCGATCGTCGTGCGTTCCGCATTGAACGACGACATGAAGGCCAAGTTCAAGCAATTCATGATGGATCTGCCGAAGACCGACGCCGCCTGCTTCTCCGCCATCCAGGGCGGCGACTTCACCGGTTTCGTCGAGGTCAACAGCGACTTCTACAAGCCGATCATCGACGCCCGCAAGGCGACGATCGGCGGCTGA